One segment of Bombus pascuorum chromosome 6, iyBomPasc1.1, whole genome shotgun sequence DNA contains the following:
- the LOC132907677 gene encoding DNA polymerase subunit gamma-1, mitochondrial, with translation MSRVNIVMKLRKIVRSKLIMKRHIINICNRHKSNTINHSVIVSEGKQFRKRIINIKKCGPLLTLPENISTCNQKRENDVNKGYIAKDSVVLPNKSQVSVEYKDLSDIPKNFEQSLYPLICSAKSNYKDSLIEHKDIRTLENENNQKQTYNERTNDSDVRINEINMQMLSKSLYEQIFKNFSKQEKIPEEEIEAIKNNLRSYGINTEDASRLPDVNIKIPPLEGNNIEEHFYNIANTQIKPYIKLIKNIMKDIPPMPNQWLLNEGWTRYSVDGIQKVDYPLEDAIIFDVEVCMKEGPLPTLATAVTNEAWYGWVSKSLIDGSSRNFEGKQFTIDELIPMESTSIENGKKLTSFHKKPKLIVGHNVSYDRSKIKEQYWLKHTGLRFIDTMSLHICVTGINSYQRAILNSKKDTDEKLNLQIQTSLNSLTEIHKFYCGSEINKESRDTFVNGTLVNIKEDFNSLMSYCANDVVATHNVLRQLFPIFEERFPHPVTLAGMLEIGTAYLPINSNWQKYLNESETTFEDLNYETKVILAKRANAVCELMHNEKYKEDLWMWNEDWSTQTLKVKAQYSKTKIKEICKAREAKEKKKTETQSYLTDDEDEEEDPLEKEFGYVMETRKFLPSRLPHMPGYPAWYRKLCPKVKDENWSPGPQDISTSKRIVPMLLNLTWECYPLHYVKDKGWGILVPHTNNLDIKTKVPLRQLLAHCSFSKMKGLVDETIYTMSTINKEVQNDLHKTEFWRTKREKPISELYNLYKGSAFWCNVDIDNCCYFLKLPHKDGKGNNVGNPLGKDFLNKFSENVLASSDASAVEILKIAKMVSYWRNNRDRIMSQFAVWFENSYLPHSVRSSKKSMRYGAILPTVVVCGTLTRRAVEPTWMTASNAHPERIGSELRGMIQAPPGYYIVGADVDSQELWISSMIGDAYYKKIHGATPFGWMTLIGTKSNETDMHSVTAKAVGISRNHAKIINYARIYGAGQKFAETLLKQFNPCMTDNEAASKSRKMFTMTKGKKIYILKPEYIGEFEDKDYSLYEAYRISKLYGKSLLEIFKKSKWVGGSESAMFNSLEEIAENPHPVTPFLNSRLTAALESSTNNEKYLPTKVNWVVQSGAVDFLHLMLVSMKWLMKDNIRFCLSFHDEVRYLVPSRYKYNAALAMHITNLLTRSFCASRLGMYDLPMSVAFFSSVEVDTVLRKEPENDCITPSNPYGLKNGYEIPPGESLDVWSAIDKSKGSLGSWHDVKQRTIAPNKKYKSREIKPKTNEA, from the coding sequence ATGTCACGTGTTAACATTGTTATGAAATTACGGAAGATTGTACgaagtaaattaataatgaagcgtcacataattaatatttgtaatagaCACAAATCTAATACTATAAATCACAGCGTTATTGTTAGTGAAGGCAAGCAATttcgaaaaagaattattaatattaagaaatgtGGGCCGCTTCTAACCTTACCAGAGAATATTTCTACGTGTAATCAAAAACGTGAAAATGATGTGAATAAAGGTTATATAGCTAAAGATTCAGTTGTTTTACCAAATAAATCTCAAGTATCTGTGGAGTACAAAGATTTATCCGATATACCTAAAAATTTTGAACAGAGTTTGTATCCATTAATATGTAGTGcaaaaagtaattataaaGATTCTTTAATAGAACATAAAGATATACGAacattagaaaatgaaaataatcagAAACAAACTTATAATGAAAGAACTAATGACAGTGATGTAAGAATTAACGAAATCAATATGCAAATGCTTTCAAAATCATTatatgaacaaatatttaaaaacttttctaaacaagaaaaaataccAGAGGAAGAAATAGAAGCTATAAAAAACAATTTGCGTTCGTATGGGATAAACACTGAAGATGCAAGTAGACTTCCTgatgttaatattaaaatacctcctttagaaggaaataatattgaagaacatttttataatattgcaAATACACAGATTAAACCTTATATAaaacttataaaaaatattatgaaagatATTCCTCCAATGCCAAATCAATGGTTATTAAATGAAGGTTGGACAAGATATAGCGTTGATGGAATACAAAAAGTAGATTATCCACTAGAAGATGCTATTATTTTTGATGTGGAAGTTTGTATGAAAGAAGGCCCTCTACCAACACTCGCAACTGCAGTAACCAATGAAGCATGGTATGGCTGGGTATCAAAATCTTTAATAGATGGTTCAAGCAGAAATTTTGAAGGTAAACAGTTTACCATAGACGAACTAATACCAATGGAAAGTACATCTATcgaaaatggtaaaaaattaaCTTCTTTCCATAAAAAGCCAAAACTTATAGTTGGTCATAATGTATCATATGACAgaagtaaaattaaagaacAATACTGGTTAAAACATACAGGATTAAGATTTATTGATACAATGTCTCTTCATATATGTGTTACTGGAATTAATAGTTATCAAAGAGCGATTTTAAATTCTAAGAAGGATACAGATGAAAAGCTgaatttacaaatacaaaCCTCACTGAATAGTTTAAcagaaattcataaattttactgtggttctgaaataaataaagaatctAGAGATACATTTGTAAATGGGACTTTGGTAAATATCAAAGAAGACTTCAATTCTTTGATGAGTTACTGTGCAAATGATGTAGTTGCAActcataatgttttacgcCAATTATTTCCTATCTTTGAGGAAAGATTTCCTCATCCTGTTACTTTGGCAGGGATGTTAGAGATTGGTACAGCTTATCTGCCAATAAATTCTAATtggcaaaaatatttaaatgaatcaGAGACTACATTTGAAGatttaaattatgaaactaaAGTTATTCTTGCTAAAAGAGCTAATGCTGTTTGTGAACTTATgcataatgaaaaatataaagaagacTTATGGATGTGGAATGAAGATTGGAGTACGCAAACACTTAAAGTAAAAGCACAGTATTCAAAAACAAAGATTAAGGAAATATGTAAAGCACGAGAggcaaaagagaagaaaaagacagaAACTCAGAGCTATTTAACGGATgatgaagatgaagaagaagaccCTTTAGAGAAAGAATTTGGCTATGTGATGGAAACAAGAAAGTTTTTACCTTCAAGGTTACCACATATGCCAGGATATCCTGCTTGGTATAGGAAACTCTGTCCTAAGGTAAAAGATGAAAACTGGTCTCCAGGCCCTCAAGACATAAGCACTTCTAAACGTATTGTTCCAATGCTCTTAAATTTAACATGGGAATGTTATCCTTTGCATTATGTAAAAGATAAAGGTTGGGGCATATTAGTACCTCATACTAATAATTTAGATATCAAAACTAAAGTACCATTAAGACAGCTCTTGGCACACTGTTCCTTTTCTAAAATGAAGGGTTTAGTTGATGAAACAATTTATACGATGTCAACCATTAACAAAGAGGTGCAAAATGATCTGCATAAAACTGAATTTTGGCGTACAAAAAGGGAGAAACCTATATCTGAGTTATATAACCTTTATAAAGGCAGTGCATTTTGGTGCAATGTGGATATAGATAACTGctgttattttcttaaattgcCTCACAAAGATGGAAAAGGTAATAATGTTGGAAATCCTTTGGGTAaagattttctaaataaattttcagagAATGTATTGGCTAGCTCAGATGCCAGTGCtgtagaaattttgaaaattgcaaAGATGGTTTCATATTGGAGAAATAATAGGGATAGAATTATGTCACAGTTTGCAGTATggtttgaaaattcatatttaccACATAGTGTTAGAAGTTCCAAAAAGTCCATGCGTTATGGGGCAATTTTACCCACAGTAGTTGTGTGCGGGACATTGACTAGGCGAGCAGTAGAACCTACCTGGATGACTGCATCTAATGCTCATCCAGAACGTATCGGTTCCGAATTACGAGGAATGATTCAAGCGCCCCCAGGATATTATATTGTTGGCGCCGATGTTGACAGTCAGGAACTGTGGATTTCATCAATGATAGGAGATgcttattataaaaaaattcatggAGCTACGCCGTTTGGTTGGATGACGCTAATTGGTACCAAATCTAACGAAACTGACATGCATAGCGTTACTGCTAAAGCAGTTGGAATTTCCAGGAACCATGCCAAAATCATTAATTATGCTAGAATTTATGGTGCTGGTCAAAAGTTTGCTGAAACACTCTTGAAACAATTCAATCCTTGTATGACGGATAACGAAGCTGCTTCAAAGTCACGAAAAATGTTTACCATGACCAAAGgcaaaaagatttatatattaaagcCCGAATATATTGGCGAATTTGAAGACAAAGATTATTCGTTGTACGAGGCATAcagaatatcaaaattatatggTAAATCATTGTTGGagatatttaagaaaagtAAATGGGTCGGTGGTTCGGAATCTGCAATGTTTAATAGTTTGGAAGAAATTGCTGAGAATCCTCATCCTGTTACACCTTTCTTGAACTCTAGGCTAACTGCAGCTTTAGAAAGTTCAACaaacaacgaaaaatatttacccACTAAAGTAAATTGGGTAGTTCAGAGTGGAGCAGTCGATTTCTTACATTTAATGTTAGTCTCGATGAAATGGCTCATGAAAGACAATATAAGATTCTGTTTATCATTTCATGATGAAGTACGGTACTTGGTACCCTCACGGTATAAGTACAATGCAGCACTTGCTATGCATATTACGAATCTCTTAACTCGATCTTTTTGCGCTTCAAGACTTGGAATGTACGATCTGCCGATGTCAGTAGCATTTTTTTCTTCCGTAGAAGTAGATACTGTTCTGCGTAAAGAACCTGAGAATGATTGTATTACGCCATCGAATCCTTATGGCTTAAAAAATGGTTACGAGATTCCTCCGGGAGAGAGCTTGGATGTATGGTCTGCTATAGACAAATCTAAAGGTTCTTTAGGATCGTGGCACGATGTAAAACAGCGAACAATTGCaccgaataaaaaatataaatcaagaGAAATTAAACCAAAGACTAATGAAGCATAA